In a single window of the Candidatus Neomarinimicrobiota bacterium genome:
- the rpsO gene encoding 30S ribosomal protein S15 — protein MSITKEEKAALIKEYGENTEDTGSTSVQVAILTTQIRNLTEHLKAFKKDHHSRRGLLKMVGQRRRLLRYIQKSDVAKYKALIEKLGIRK, from the coding sequence AGAAAAGGCAGCTCTCATCAAAGAATATGGTGAAAATACAGAGGATACTGGTTCCACCAGTGTTCAAGTAGCTATTCTCACCACTCAGATTCGGAATTTGACAGAGCATCTGAAAGCCTTTAAGAAAGACCACCACAGTCGTCGTGGTTTGTTGAAAATGGTTGGGCAGCGCCGTCGTCTGCTTCGTTACATCCAAAAGAGTGATGTAGCCAAATACAAAGCTTTGATCGAAAAGCTTGGTATACGTAAATAG